CTGCTGCTCGGCGCCTGGCTGCCGCGGCGGCGGCAGTGGCTGGTCGGCGCGCTGGGCCTGGCGGCCTGTACCGCGGGGATCGCCGCGGCGGCCGTGGCGGCGGGCGGCGGGCCCATGGCCGCCTTCGACGGTGCCTTCGCCGTCGACACCGTGACCTCGGCCGGCCGCATCGTCATCCTCGCCGGCACCGTGACCGTGCTGCTGCTCGGCTTCGCGCCCTTCCGCGGCGACGCGCGCGAGAGCGAGTTCCACGTCCTCGTCCAACTCGCCGCCCTGGGCGCCCTGATGCTCGCCGGCGCCCAGGACCTGCTGCTGCTCGCCGCCGCGTACCTGCTGGCGAGCGTGCCCTCGTACACCCTGGCCGGCTTCCGCAGGGACGCCCCCGGCACCGAGGCGGCGCTGAAGTACTTCGTCACCGGCGCCCTGCTCGGCGTCGTCATGCTCGCGGGCATCACCGTGCTGTACGCGGCCGGCCGCGCCAGCGCGTACCCCGCGCTCGGCGACGCGCTGCCCGGCGCCCCGGCCGTCCTCGTGACCGCCGGCACCGTCGGGCTGCTGGCCGGGCTGCTCTTCAAGACCGGCGCCGTGCCAGGACACTTCTGGGTGCCCGACGCCGTCGAGGGCAGCAGCGCGCCCGCCGCGGCGCTGCTCACCACCCTGCCCAAGGTGGGCGCCCTCGCCGCGCTCCACCGGCTGGCCGCCGTGCCGCTCGCCGGCACCGACGTGCCCTGGGACGAACTGGTCGCGGTGCTCGCCGCCGCGTCCATGACGCTCGGCAACCTCGCCGCGTTCTTCCAGACCGACGTCAAACGGCTGCTCGCCTACTCCACCGTCAGCCAGGTCGGCTACCTGCTCCTGCCCGTCGCCGTGGCCACCCGCGCCGACGGTGCCCAGCGGGCGCTGCTGTTCTACCTCGCCGGCTACGCGGTGACGAACCTCGGCGCCTTCGCCGTCGTCTGCGCGTTGCCGCACGCCCGCACCCTGGCGGACTACCGCGGCCTGTTGCGCGCCCACCCCGGCCTCGCGCTCAGCCTCGCCGTCTGCCTCCTCGGGCTCCTGGGCACCCCGCCCACCGCGGTCTTCCTCGGCAAGCTGGAAGTCCTCACCGCGGCCGTCGACGGCGGTTACCTCTGGCTCGCCGTCCTCGCCGCGGTCAACACCGTGGCGTCCCTCTTCTACTACCTGCGCTGGATCCGCCCGGCGTTCGCCGCCGCCGCAGGGTCCGGACCGCGGCCGCTCGTCAGGCCCGCCGCCCTGACCGCCTACGCCGCGGCCGCCGTCTCCGTCGCCCTCGGCGTCGCCGCAGGGCCGGTCCTGGACCTCCTCGGCGGACCGCTCACCCGCTGACCGGCCGCCCGCCGACCTGCCACCCGCCGACCTGCCACCCGACGGCCGGCCACCCGACGGCCGGCCGCGCCCGGCGCGGGCTCACTCGCAGGTGACGCTGTCGCGCGGGGTGTACGTCGTCTTGAACGACTCCCGGTCGACCTCCCGGCCGCCGGACTTGAAAATCCGCTCCACCTCGACGTCGAAGCCCTCCAGCGGGGTCTGCGGCTCGCAGGCGTCCGCGTCGCCCTTGCGGGTGCCCGCCTCCACCACGTTGGTCCGCGGGCCCTTGACCGACTCGATCTCGTCGTACTTCCGGGTGCCGAGGAAGGAGATCGTCACGGAGTCCTCCGTGGCGCTCGCCTCCACGTAGATGGCGTTGCCCGAGTCGTTCCGGAACGTGAGGTCGAGGCTGCCCCAGGCCACGGTCGCCTCCCGGCCCTCCGGGTAGCGCTCGATGTAGAACGAGTGGGCCCCGTACTCCTCGAAGTCGACGCCCGCGAAGAAGGCGGCGTTGAAGACGGTGGTCGCGACCGCCGAGACCCCGCCGCCGGTGGCCCGCGTGTACTTGCCGTCCAGGATGATGATCCCCTCGACGAACCCGTTGGCCTCCGTCCGCTCGCCCACGGTGTCGTTGAAGCTCCAGGTATCGTCCGGCATGACGACCGAGCCGTCGATCAGCTTCGCGGCCTGGCCGACGTTCTGCGTGCGGTACGGGGCCGGCGGGAACTCGACGGTGAAGGCCGACATCTGCTCCTTGATGCCCAGCCGGCCGGCGTTCTCGCCGGTGAGCTGCGGCTGGTCGACCCGGGTGGCCACCGGCCCCGTACGGGCGTCCGCACCCTCCCCGGGCAGCAGTTCCAGCACGGCCTTCGCCAGCGCCTCCTGCGTGATCTCGCGGCCCTCGGCTGCCTCGGTGGCCACCACGACCCGCTCGCCGTCCCAGCGCAGCCTGGCGTTCTCGGCCTCGCCGGAGACCTGCTCCACCTGGGCCGCCACCTCGGACGCGCGGAAGAGCCCGCGGCCGTCGAGCCGGGGCGTCAGCCGGTCCGAGCCGTCCGGCTCCATCGCGAGATGCTCGCCCAGCACCTCCGGGGCGATCTCGATCTCACCGCCGCCCCGGACGGTGAGCGTGACCGGCCCGGACATGGCCGGAGCGGCGAACCCGGCCATGGCGCGGTCGACTTCCTCCGCGCCGACCGCGGGCTCGACCTCGCGCACCGGGAGCGCCAGCGGGCCGTCCTCACGGTCCGGGGCCGCGGCCTGAAGTTCCGCCAGTGCCCCGTCCACGTCGAGCGACCTGCCGGCCCGCGGCTGCACGGCCGTGGGCTCGCCGCCGTGGAAGGTGATCGAGCCGTCGCGCACCTCACGGTCGTACGACTCGGCGAGGGAGGCGAGCGCCGCGCGGCTCTTCTCCCCGTCCACGCGGATCACCGGCTCGACGTCACCCCCGCCCCCGGAGAAGAGCCTGCCTATGACGGTGAACGGGCCGGAGCCGGACTGCGCGGCGTCGTCCACGGTCGCCTCGGCGTCCAGCGTGACGCCCGCCGCCCGGGAGCCGAGCTCGCCGGTCTCGTCGCCCATGCGCACGGGCAGGCGGTCCGGCACCAGCTCCGCCCAGTTCCGCTCCAGCTTCTCCGCCGCCTCCGCCCGGCTCATGCCGCCTATGTCGAGGTCGAGCACGCGGGTCCCCGAGGGTATGTCGTCACCGCCGACGAGCAGGCCGAGGACGTAGAGGAAGCCGAAGACGGCCGCGGCCGCGACGCCCGCCACCAGCGGGCGCCGGTAACGGCCGGCGGGCGGACTGTCGGGCGCCTCGCGACCCGGGGAAGGGAGCACGAACTCTCCTCTGCGTGGCTCGACCTCTGGCCGTCGGCTGTTTTCCGCTAATTACCTTAGCGGACGCCTGTGACACCTCGGCCCGGTGGGGTGGCGGTGGCCGGGGCTGCCGCCCCGCGCAGGTCAGCCCAGCGCCGGGGCGCAGGCGAGCAGCAGCGGCAGTAACGGTGCGGCGAGGGAGGCGGCGACCAGGCTCCAGCCGGTGACCCGGCGCGGCTTGTGCTGCGGGGCCAGCATCCGGCGCAGCCGGATCAGCGCCCCCGGGCCGCCGGCGCCGAACGCCGCCTCCGGGGCCTGGCCCGCCGCGACCTCGTACATCGCGGTCGCCAGGACGTCGCGCGGGTGCGACGACATCGCGCGGTCGTCCGCGATCATCTCCAGCAACAGCGCGGTCTGTTCGCGGCCCAGCCCGGCCAGCGGCAGACCCGGGAAGGCGTACCGGAACGCGCGGGTGGTGGCGTGCAGCAGGTGGTGGCGGCCGTCGAGGTGGGCGCGTTCGTGGGCCAGGACGGCGCGCAACTGCGCGTCGGTCAGCACGTCGAGGGCGCCCTGTGTCACCACGATGCGCCCGGACCTGCCGGGCAGGCAGTAGACGGCCGCGGCGGGGTGGTCCACCACCGTCACCCCGTACTCGGGGTCCTGGCGGCCGACGAGCGCGAGCATGTCGAGGGAGCGGCGCCGCACGCGCCCCGTCCGCCGGAGGCAGTGCAGCAGCCAGCCGGTCGGCATGAGGACGACGACGAGCGGCGGCAGCAGGAGCAGGGCGTTTGCCGTGGTCGGCGCGGGGCTGCCGGTGGCGGCCCGGGAGAGGCCGCAGACGCTGAGCAGTCCGACGAGGCCGTCGTGCATGTGCTGCTCGGCGAGGGCCAGTTGGTAGCCGGCGGACGCGGTGGTGACGACGAACGCCGCCATCAGCCCCTGCCAGACGACCACCGCGACCTTCGGCGCCCGGTACGCCCACCGCGCCCCGGCCAGCGCGTACGGTGCCACCACCCCGGCGAGGGCGGCGTACGCGACCAGCGCGAGGACGGTGGTCACGGACCGGCCCGCCGCTTCGCCGACCGCAGGGCGGAGCGCAGCGCGTCGACGTCCGCCGACGACATCTGCTCCACGAAGCTCATCAGGGCGCCCGCCGGGTCGGGGTTGCTGCCGAGCGCGTCCTGCATCAGCGCGGCGGTGTACTCCTGGCGGGTCAGGGTCGGCTCGTACACCCAGGCCCTGCCGTTCTTCGCGCGCCGGAGGACGCCCTTGCGGTGCAGGATGTCGGCGACTGTCTTGACCGTGCTGTAGGCGAGGGGCCGCGTCTTGTTCAGGTCCGCGAGGACGTCGCGCGCCGTCGCGGGCCGCCCCCAGCCCCAGAGGCGTTCCATGATCTCCGCCTCCAGCTCACCCAGACGTCGCACGCTCGCTCCCTTCGGGCCCGGCCCTGCGGTGGGCCGCGGCATCGGCGCGGCCTCATCGTACTCGTCGCGCCGGCAGGGAACCGGGCCGGCGCGTCGGCGGCCGTTAAGGAATTTAGCGTTTCGCGTGCGGGGGGCCGCGTCAAGCGGTCGCTCGTGCTCCGGTGTTGGGGGAGACGGCCGCGGGCCGGGCGGTGGGATCACCGCCCGGCCCGCGCCGCGGATCAGGCCCGGCCCACCAGTTCGTAGCCCGCCTCCTCGACCGCGCCGCGCACCTGCGCGTCGTCGAGCGCTGCTCCCGCCTGGACGGAGACCGTCCCGGTGGCGGCGTCGGCCTTGACGGAGGTCACGCCGGGGAGGGCGGAGATCTCCTTGGTGACGGACGCCTCGCAGTGCGCGCACGTCATGCCGCTGACGGTGAAGACGGTGCCGGTCTGCGGGGCGGCATCGGTGGTGGCGCCGCCGCCGCAACTGCCGTCGGTGGAGCAGCAGGAGTTGCCTTCGCTCATGGTTCTTCCTCCGGAATGACAGGTGGAACGCGAGGGGCGTGTGCCGCACTCACTCGCCCGAGGCTAATACCCCTAGGGGGTATTAGCAAGTCGCTGTTCGATCTCCGCCGGAAGCCGGGAGCGGCCCCGCGCCCGGACACCATCCGCCCCACCGGCACCGGTGGCGGTCTACAACACCCGCGCTCCGCGGCGTACAACTGACGGACGGGCGTTCCGCAGGACCGCCCGCTCGATCGGTCCGTATCGACCTGAACTCCTCCGTAGCGTCCCGTACTGCTCCTGTACCGAACGAGTCCCGGGAGGACCCTTGGACGCCGAGCTCTTCGACCTCTCCCGCCGCCGCTTCCTCCAGGCCACGGCCGCCGCCACCGCGGCCACCGCCGGCGCCGTCCTCGACACCCCGGCCGCCGCCGCCCCGCGCGCCGCCGCCGGCACCCTCTCCTTCACCGCCGCCACCAACGGCTCCGCCACCCTCGCCCCGGCCGGCGACCGCCTCGTCGCCGAAGTGCAGAACGTCCTCTGGTCGATCCCTCGAAAGGGTGGCAAGGCGACCGCTCTGACCACCGCGGGACTGGAGCCCAACCGGCCGCAGTTCGCGCCCGACGGCAGCCGCTTGGTCGTGTGCGCCTA
The Streptomyces sp. CNQ-509 DNA segment above includes these coding regions:
- a CDS encoding NADH-quinone oxidoreductase subunit N encodes the protein MDENPLDLLPEVLLAGSAVLGLLLGAWLPRRRQWLVGALGLAACTAGIAAAAVAAGGGPMAAFDGAFAVDTVTSAGRIVILAGTVTVLLLGFAPFRGDARESEFHVLVQLAALGALMLAGAQDLLLLAAAYLLASVPSYTLAGFRRDAPGTEAALKYFVTGALLGVVMLAGITVLYAAGRASAYPALGDALPGAPAVLVTAGTVGLLAGLLFKTGAVPGHFWVPDAVEGSSAPAAALLTTLPKVGALAALHRLAAVPLAGTDVPWDELVAVLAAASMTLGNLAAFFQTDVKRLLAYSTVSQVGYLLLPVAVATRADGAQRALLFYLAGYAVTNLGAFAVVCALPHARTLADYRGLLRAHPGLALSLAVCLLGLLGTPPTAVFLGKLEVLTAAVDGGYLWLAVLAAVNTVASLFYYLRWIRPAFAAAAGSGPRPLVRPAALTAYAAAAVSVALGVAAGPVLDLLGGPLTR
- a CDS encoding VanW family protein; translated protein: MLPSPGREAPDSPPAGRYRRPLVAGVAAAAVFGFLYVLGLLVGGDDIPSGTRVLDLDIGGMSRAEAAEKLERNWAELVPDRLPVRMGDETGELGSRAAGVTLDAEATVDDAAQSGSGPFTVIGRLFSGGGGDVEPVIRVDGEKSRAALASLAESYDREVRDGSITFHGGEPTAVQPRAGRSLDVDGALAELQAAAPDREDGPLALPVREVEPAVGAEEVDRAMAGFAAPAMSGPVTLTVRGGGEIEIAPEVLGEHLAMEPDGSDRLTPRLDGRGLFRASEVAAQVEQVSGEAENARLRWDGERVVVATEAAEGREITQEALAKAVLELLPGEGADARTGPVATRVDQPQLTGENAGRLGIKEQMSAFTVEFPPAPYRTQNVGQAAKLIDGSVVMPDDTWSFNDTVGERTEANGFVEGIIILDGKYTRATGGGVSAVATTVFNAAFFAGVDFEEYGAHSFYIERYPEGREATVAWGSLDLTFRNDSGNAIYVEASATEDSVTISFLGTRKYDEIESVKGPRTNVVEAGTRKGDADACEPQTPLEGFDVEVERIFKSGGREVDRESFKTTYTPRDSVTCE
- a CDS encoding M56 family metallopeptidase, yielding MTTVLALVAYAALAGVVAPYALAGARWAYRAPKVAVVVWQGLMAAFVVTTASAGYQLALAEQHMHDGLVGLLSVCGLSRAATGSPAPTTANALLLLPPLVVVLMPTGWLLHCLRRTGRVRRRSLDMLALVGRQDPEYGVTVVDHPAAAVYCLPGRSGRIVVTQGALDVLTDAQLRAVLAHERAHLDGRHHLLHATTRAFRYAFPGLPLAGLGREQTALLLEMIADDRAMSSHPRDVLATAMYEVAAGQAPEAAFGAGGPGALIRLRRMLAPQHKPRRVTGWSLVAASLAAPLLPLLLACAPALG
- a CDS encoding BlaI/MecI/CopY family transcriptional regulator, which codes for MRRLGELEAEIMERLWGWGRPATARDVLADLNKTRPLAYSTVKTVADILHRKGVLRRAKNGRAWVYEPTLTRQEYTAALMQDALGSNPDPAGALMSFVEQMSSADVDALRSALRSAKRRAGP
- a CDS encoding heavy-metal-associated domain-containing protein, which codes for MSEGNSCCSTDGSCGGGATTDAAPQTGTVFTVSGMTCAHCEASVTKEISALPGVTSVKADAATGTVSVQAGAALDDAQVRGAVEEAGYELVGRA